GCTTTGGAGGACCTAAACAATCTCAAAATGCAGGCAGAGGAAGCAGAAAGGCGAATGAAGCAAGCCGAGGTTGAGAAGGAACGGCAGATCAAGGTGGCCCACGAGGCAGCGCAGAAAAGCGCCGCTGTCGAGCTCCAGAACAAGCGCATGTCCTTCGTTGCAAAGACTTCAAAGCTGGAAGAGTCTCTCAAGCAAGAGCATGGCACTGTTATTCAACTCAAAGAAGAGGCAGAACGTCTCAAGAGGCTACAAGAGGAGGCTGACAAGGCCAGAGAGGAAGCTGAGAAGGAGCTGGAAAAGTGGAGGCAGAAGGCCAATGAGGCTCTCCGACTCAGACTCCAGGCAGAAGAGGAGGCACATAAGAAGACTGTTGCCCAGGAGGAGGCTGAAAAACAGAAGGACGACGCCGAACGAGAGGCTAAGAAGAGGACCAAAGCAGAGGAGTCTGCTCTGAAACAGAAGGACATGGCTGAGCAGGAGCTCGAGAGGCAGAGGAAACTGGCTGACACCACGGCACAGCAGAAATTCACTGCAGAGCAAGAGCTTATTCGTTTAAGGGCTGACTTCGACCACGCAGACCAACAGCGATCTCTACTTGACGACGAACTCTACCGTCTCAAAAACGAGGTCAGTGCTGCGGAGCAGCAAAGGAAACACCTTGAAGATGAACTTGctaaagtgaaaagtgaaatgGATATCCTTCTGAAACTGAAGACCAAGGCTGATAAAGAGAGCATGTCCAACACAGAAAAGAGTAAACAGCTGCTTGTGGCAGAGGCTGCAAAAATGCGAGACCTTGCTGAGGAAGCATCCAAGCTTCGTGCCATTGTTGAGGAGgcaaagagacagaggcagattgCTGAGGATGAAGCCGCCCGACAAAGagcagaggctgagagaatcCTGAAAGAGAAACTTGCAGCAATTAATGAGGCGACTCGCCTCAAAACTGAAGCTGAGATTGCCCTTAAAGAAAAGGAAGCGGAGAATGAACGCCTCAGGAGGAAAGCTGAAGATGAAGCTTACCAGAGGAAAGCTCTTGAAGATCAGGCCAGCCAGCACAAACAAGACATTGAAGAAAAGATAGTCCTACTTAAGAAGTCCTCTGAAGCTGAactggagagacagaaaacCATTGTTGATGATACTCACAAACAAAGACGAATTGTGGAGGAGGAGATTCGCATCCTCAAGCTTAACTTTGAGAAAGCCTCATCTGGAAAGCTTGATTTGGAGCTGGAACTAAACAAACTCAAGAACATCGCAGACGAAACTCAGCAAACCAAAATCCAGGctgagaaagaggcagagaagatGAGGAAGCTTGCATTAGAGGAGGAAAAACGAAGGAGAGAAGCAGAAGATAAAGTTAAGAAAATTGCTGCTGCAGAACAAGAGGCAGCTCGTCAACGCCAGGCAGCCCAGGAAGAAGTTGAACGCCTCAAAAAGAAAGCTACTGAGGCCAATATACAAAAAGAGGAGGCAGACAAAGAGGCAGAACGGCAAATCCTTTCAGCTAAAGAAGCAGCACAGAAATGCAGTGCAGCAGAACAGCAAGTGCAAAGCATCCTTGTCCAGCAAAAAGAGGACAGCCTTGTTCAGAAGAAGCTGAGACAAGAATTTGAGAAGGCTAAAAAGGTAGCAAAAGAAGCAGAAAAAGCTAAAGAGAAAGCTGAGAAAGAGGCTGCTCTCCTTCGTCAACAAGCTGAGGAAGCTGAACGCCAGAAGCAAGCAGCAGAGGTGGAAGCTGCCAACCAAGGCAAAGCTCAAGAGGATgctgagagactgagaaaggCGGCAGAGTTGGAGGCTGCAAAGAGAGCccaagcagaggcagcagcgaTCAAACAGAAGCAACATGCCGATGCTGAGATGGCCAAACACAAGAAACTGGCAGAGAAAACCATAAAACAAAAATCTCAAGTTGAGCAAGAACTTGCCAAGGTCAAACTGCAGCTTGATGAGACAGATAACCAGAAGTCTCTTCTGGATGATGAGCTCCAACGCCTTAAGGATGAGGTCGGTGAGGCTTCTAAGCAGAAGGCTCAAGTAGAAGAAGAGCTGTTCAAAGTCAAAGTTCAGATGGAGGAACTGATGAAATTGAAGCAGAGAATTGTGGAGGAGAACCAGCGCCTTAtcaaaaaagacaaagataaCTCACAGAAGTTTCTTGCTGAAGAGGCCGAGAACATGAAGAAGCTGGCTGAGGAAGCTGCCAGGCTTAGTGTCGAGGCTCAGGAGGCCGCTCGCATGAGAGAAATTGCAGAGGATGATCTTGCTCAACAACGGACCCTCGCAGAAAAGGTCCTTAAAGAAAAGAAGCAAGCCATCCAGGAGGCCTCTAAACTTAGAGCTGAGGCAGAAATGCTCCAGAGACAGAAGCAACAAGCTCAGGAACAGGCTCAGAAGCTGCTAGAGGACAAGCAGCAAATGCAGCAACGTCTGGATGACGAGATGGAAGGCTTTCAGAAATCCTTGGAAACTGAGCGCCAGAGGCAGTTGCAGATAACAGCTGAGGCAGAGAAACTCAAACTGCAGGTGTCTCAGCTCAGCGATGCTCAGGCCAAAGCTGAGGCAGATGCCAAAAAGTTCAAGAAACAGGCCGACGAGATCAGTGCCCGTCTGCACGAGACAGAGCTTGCGACCAAAGAGAAGATGACTGTTGTGCAGACGCTCGAAGTGCAGAGGCTGAGCAGTAACAAAGAGGCCGATGAGCTGcgcaaagccatcactgacctcGAGAAAGAGAAGTCTAGACTGAAAAGAGATGCAGAGGACTTACAAAATAAGTCCAAAGAGGTATTGTGTTCAAAGATGGCATATAAGCGCAGCTTATGTCATTGTTAACCCCTTCCTGTAACGCTTTCTCAGTTTGAAAATACTTCCTTTAACAAAATACTCTCCCTTTTCCTTACACTAAGAATGAATAATGTGATGAATTATGATATTCTGAATCAATCTTTGAATGCCACTATACATAttatttcaattacattttaagtATGCTCTCTGAAGACGTGGAATGTTCGCATAGCATGTGTTAAAATACCATATATCTTCTTGTTTTGAGTGATTTACTTTGTGAAGAACAACAATATCATGTCActcattttattctttttctcCCTACTCCAGGTTGCGAACGCGCAACAGGAACAGATGAAGCAGGAGAAGACACTCCTTCAGCAGTCCTTCATTGCTGAGAAAGAAGAACTACTAAAAAAAGAGAAGCTCATTGAAGATGAGAAGAAGAAGCTAGAGAGCCAGTTTGAAGAGGAGGTCCGAAAGGGAAAGGCTCTCAAAGATGAGCAGGAACAGCAGAGGaagcagatggaggaggagaagaagaaactCAAGGCCACCATGGATGCTGCCCTCAAGAAACAACAGGAAGCAGAGCAGGACATGCTGAATAAGCAGAAAGAGATGCAGGATCTAGCCAAGAAAAAGCTGGACCAGGAGAAATTGCTTGAAGATGAAAACAAGAAGCTCCGTGAGAAGTTGCAACATCTTGAAGAGATTCAGCAGCAAGCATCTCTTACCCGTGAGATCCAGATTCAAACAGATGAGGTCCCTGAAGGTGAACTGGTTCACATGACCATGGTAGAGACAACAAGGAAAGTCCTCAATGGTCAAAGCACAGGTGATGAAGTTGACAGCAGAAATGGGGAGTCTCCTTTGTCATTTGATGGCATTCGTGAGAAGGTACCTGCAAGTAGACTCTTTGATGTTGGACTTCTGACCAAGAAAGAGTTTGATAAATTGAAGAAGGGCAAAACCACCGTGCAGGACCTCAGCCAAACAGACAAACTTAAGACAATTCTCAAGGGAAATAACTGCATTGCTGGCCTCCTAGTGCATCCAAACCAGAAGATGTCCATCTATCAAGCcatgaaagaaatgaaaattTCACAAAGCACTGGCTTAATTCTACTGGAAGCACAAGCAGCATCAGGCTTCGTAGTTGACCCCATCAAGAACAAGAAGCTTACAGTCAatgaagcagtgaaagagggactCGTAGGACCAGAACTGCACAACAAATTGCTCTCTGCTGAAAGAGCGGTCAGTGGTTACAAAGATCCTTACACAGGCGGAAAGATTTCAACCTTTGCGGCCATGAAGAAGGGTCTTATTGTGGAGAGTGAGGCCATCAGACTACTTGATGCTCAGATGGCCACAGGTGGAATCATCGATCCAGTCAACAGTCACCGTGTGCCAATTGAAACTGCCCTCAAACAGGGTTATCTGGACGCAGACATGAAGAAAATCCTGGAGAAACCCACAGATGACACCAAAGGATTCTTTGACCCAAATACCCAGGAAAACCTCACCTACAAACAGCTGATGGAAAGATGTACTACAGATCCTGAAACAGGGTTGATGATCCTGCCCATCTCAGAGAATGCTGCTCTCAGTGCAAGAACATATACTGATGAAGAAGCAAAGGATGTcttcaacaaaacaaatatcTCTGTACCTTTTGGAAAATTCAAGGGAAAAACTATTACAATCTGGGAAATCATCAACTCTGAGTACTTCACAGATGACCAGAGAAAGGATCTCATCCGCCAGTACAAGACAGGGAAAATCACAATTGAGAAAATTATCAAGATTGTCATAACTGTtgctgaggagaaagagaaaaagaatgaaattGCTTTTGATGGTTTGAGAGCACCTGTGCCTGCCACTGAGCTCTTGGAATCCAAAATCATTGACAAAGACCTGTTCAACAAACTACACAAAGGCAATAAAACAGTCAAGGAAGTGTCTGAGATGGACCATGTTCACAAGTCTTTGAAAGGCACCAACTGCATTGCTGGTGTAGTTATCGACTCAACTAAAGAAACACTGTCCTTCTATCAAGCCTTGAAGCGGGAGGTGGTGAGACCCACTCATGCTTTAAATATGCTGGAAGCACAGGCTGCAACTGGGTTCATGGTTGACCCTGTCAATAATCAGAAGCACACAGTTGATGAGGCTGTTAAGGCAGGTTTAGTTGGTCCTGAACTTCATGAAAAACTGTTGTCTGCTGAAAGAGCTGTCACTGGCTACAAGGATCCTTACACTGGCAAGACTGTGTCTTTGTTTGAGGCAATGAAAAAGGACCTCATCAATAAAGATCAGGGAATCCGACTTCTTGATGCACAGATGACGACAGGTGGTATTATTGACCCAGTGAAAAGTCATCGCATTCCCCATGATGTGGCCTGCAAACGGGGATACTTTGATGATCAGACAAACAAGCTGCTAAACAATCCAACAGATGACATCAAGGGTTTCTATGACCCCAACACTCAAGAAAATGTCACATATCTGCAACTCCAAAAGCGGTGTGTCACAGACAAAAAGACGGGCCTTCAGCTTCTGCCCCTCTCTGATCAAGCTATCAACTCAAAAGAGgagcacaaatacacagaggcacagaccaAAGATGCCATGAATCAGGCAACAATGGAGGTAGAAAGTGGACCCTTCAAAGGCAAAAAGGTCACTATCTGGCAGATGCTAAATTCTGAATACCTTACTGACGAGCAAAGACAAGATCTGATTAGACAGTACAGAACAGGCAAATTCACAATTGAAAAAATCATAAAGATTGTGATCACAGTCATTAATGAAAAAGAAGCAATGAAACAGGAGAAAGGCAACTTTAAAGGACTCAGAACTATGGTACCAGGCAAGTCACTGCTCGACTCTAAGATCATTGACAAAGCAACGTTTGATGCAGTTCAGCAAGGCAAGAAGACAGCAGCAGAAGTTAGCAAAGATAAATCTGTCAATAAATACCTACAAGGTTCAGACAGCATTGCTGGTATCTACAATGACCAGACTAAAGAGAAGCTCAGTATATACCAAGCCATGAAGAAAACGCTCCTCAGACAGACCACGGGTGTGGCACTGCTTGAAGCTCAGGCAGCCACGGGATTCATTGTAGACCCACTGAAAAATCAGTTCTTGACTGTGGATGAAGCTGTGAAATCAGGCCTTGTCGGTCCCGAACTTCATGAGAAACTGCTCTCTGCTGAAAAAGCAGTCACAGGCTACAAAGACCCATACACTGGAAACAAAATTGCCCTCTTTCAAGCCATGCAGAAAGAACTAATTCCAAAGGACCAAGCAATGCCCCTCCTTGAGGCACAGATGGTCACTGGTGGAATCATTGATCCAGTAAACAGCCACCGTCTTCCAAATGATGTGGCCATCCAGCGTGGATTCTACAGTAAAGAAATGGCCAACACTCTCTCTGAACCTACAGATGACAACAAGAGGTTCTCTGACCCCACTTCAGATATGAATGTGTCATACAAGCAGCTGAAAGATAAATGCATGAGTGACCCAGACACAGGACTTTGCCTGCTGACTCTCTCCAAGCCACAATCACCAACAATAGTTGAAAAGACTTACCTGTACACCGAGGAACAGACCCAGCATGACCTATCTGGCACCCAGGTTGATATTCCAATTGAAGGCTTTGGTGACAAGCCCATGTCCCTTTGGGATATCATGAGCTCAAATCTGATCCCAGAATCAGAAAGGGCTAAACTCATGGAAGAATACCGGGCTGGCCAAATAACAAAGGAACGCATGATAATCATCATCATCGAGATCATGGAACAGAGAGAAATCATCCGAGGGGAGAACGTCAAAACATGCAATACAATTAGACGAAGAATTACTATTGAAGAGCTCTACAGTGCTCGCGTCATTGACCAAGAAACCTACAACCTGCTGAAACAAGAGAAGAAGACCATCCGTGAGATCATGGAGATGCAGAGTgtgaaaaaatatttgtatggcACAGGCAGTGTTGCTGGTGTCATGTCAGACTCTAACAACAAGATCGGCATTTACCAGGCAATGAAGAGGGGCCTCATGAAGTCTGAAGTAGCTATGACTCTCTTGGAGGCTCAGGCTGCAACTGGATTCATGGTTGATCCTGTCAAAAATGAAATGCTCACAGTTGATGAGGCTGTCCGTAAAGGTGTAGTTGGCCCAGAGATCCACGACAGACTTCTCTCTGCTGAAAGGGCAGTAACTGGTTACAGAGACCCATACAGTGGCaagatcatctctctcttccaagcAGTGAAAAAGAACCTTGTCACTGAGGAATATGCTCTAAAGCTTCTTGAAGCTCAAACAGCCACAGGTGGTATTATGGACCCTGAGTTCAACTTCCACCTTCCTTCAGATGTTGCCACAGGCCGTGGTTACATTAACAGGGAGACAATGGAGAGGCTGTCTGATGAGGTGAAGGGATATGTGGACCCCCTTACAGAAGAAGAGATTTCCTATGCAAATCTGCTCAAGAGATGTAAGGTTGATCCTGAAACTGGCCTGCGTTTCCTCTCACTTGCCGACAGAAGGCTGATGTTCAAGGGTCTTAGAAAGCAGATCACCATGGAGGAGCTGTTCCGCTCACAGATCATTGACCAGAAGACCCTCACAGAACTGAATGAAGGTCTGGTGAGTGTAGAGGAAATCAGCAGTAGACTCCAAAAATATATTGAAGGCGAAAGTTGTATTGCTGGAGTGTATGTGGAGACCAACAGAGAGCGTCTCTCCATCTACCAAGCCATGAAGAAGAATATGATCAGACCAGGGACAGCTTTTGAGCTGCTTGAGGCCCAAGCCGCAACAGGCTATGTTATTGACCCAATCAAGAACCTTAAACTGACAGTCAATGAATCTGTGAGGATGGGCATTGTGGGTCCAGAATTTAAAGACAAGCTTCTCTCTGCAGAACGGGCCGTGACAGGCTACAAAGATCCTTACTCAGGCaagaccatctctctcttccaggcCATGAAGAAAGGTCTCATTCTAAAAGATCATGGCATCCGTCTCCTTGAAGCCCAGATTGCCACAGGAGGAATCATTGATCCAGAGGAGAGTCATCGCTTGCCAGTAGAGGTGGCTTACAAACGTGGCTTCTTTGATGAGGAAATGAATGAGATCCTCACTGACCCATCTGATGACACCAAGGGATTCTTTGATCCCAACACTGAAGAGAATTTAACTTACCTAGGGTTGATGGAGAGATGCATTACAGATCCAGACACTGGCCTTGTGCTCTTGCTGCTGAAAGAGAAGAAACGAGAAAGAAAGGCATCCTCAAAGTCCTCCGTGCGCAAACGCAGAGTGGTCATTGTGGACCCAGAGTCTGGCAAAGAGATGTCAGTGTACGAAGCGTACCGTAAAGAGCTCATTGACCATCAGACCTACCTGGAATTGTCAGAGCAGGAATGTGAGTGGGAAGAGGTTACCATCACTTCATCTGATGGCTCTGTGAAGTCTATCATCATTGACAGGAGATCAGGCCGGCAATATGACATTGATGACGCCCTTGCCCGAGCTCTCATTGACCAGTCCTCTCTGGATCAGTACCGCTCCGGAAACTTGGCCATCACTGAATTTGCTGACATGCTATCTGGAAATATGGGTGGCTTCCGTTCCCGATCCTCCTCCATCGGATCGACCTCCTCCACCTCAATCAGAACCCCTGCCACCATATGGAATGATCCAACAGAGGTCACTGGCCCAGTGGCTGGAATTCTGGACACTGACACCTTAGAGAAAGTCTCAATCACTGAGGCTATGCACAGGAATCTGGTTGACAACATCACTGGCCAGAGACTGCTGGAGGCACAGGCTTGCACTGGAGGCATAATTGATCCTGCAACAGGGGAGAAATTCTCTGTCGCTGATGCAACTGAGAAGGATCTTGTTGATAAGATAATGGTTGACAGATTAAACCTGGCTCAGAAAGCCTTCAATGGCTTTGAGGACCCCAGAACTAAAGTGAGGATGTCTGCCTCCCAAGCCCTCAAGAAAGGTTGGCTGTATTATGAAGCTGGTCAGCGATTTCTGGAAGTGCAATACCTCACTGGTGGTCTCATAGAACCAGATGTTGAGGGAAGAGTTTCTTTAGAGGAGGCCATCAGAAAGAGTACCATTGATGCTCGCACTGCCCAAAAGCTAAGAGATGTAAGTGCCTACTCTAAATACCTGACCTGCCCAAAAACCAAACTCAAGATTTCTTATAAAGATGCCATGGACAGAAGTATGGTTGAGGAAGGATCTGGCTTGCGACTTCTGGAAGCTTCATCCCAGTCTAGCAAAGGCCTGTACAGTCCTTACAACGTAAGTGGCTCTGGGTCTGCCTCCGGCTCTCGCTCTGGCTCAAGGACAGGGTCAAGATCTGGCTCAAGAAGGAGCAGCTTTGATGCCACTGGTTCTAGCTTTAGCATGAatttctcctcatcctcattgACATCCACCAGCTACGGCCGAAGATACAATGCAGGACCTGACAGTGGCATCAACATGGATGAACTAGCCCAGGCCATTACAGCACTGTCTATGATCAGGCCCACCATTCAAGGCTGCAGTTCAGAGGAGCTTAGCTCTTTCACAACATTTCTACCCCTTCACACCTCAGTGGCTTAAAAATGATATTCAAAAGGAGGACAACAAAGACATATTTATTCAGCTTTGCATGTGGTTGCTTTAGGAAATTGCATTCCGAAAACtaccatttttttctttttggattATTAAGCTCCAACTCTACATAGTATGGATGCTTAAAACTATGCATACCTGTCCGGCCTTAAGTGgttattattttgtatctatttttttcCTGCAGTTTCATATAATATTCAATAGGGTAGTATTTTAAAATAACATG
The DNA window shown above is from Clupea harengus chromosome 11, Ch_v2.0.2, whole genome shotgun sequence and carries:
- the LOC105905367 gene encoding plectin-like isoform X5, with amino-acid sequence MVAGMVMPLAELRAIYELLFRDGVMVAKKDKRPQTKHPDVSAVKNLQVIRAMGSLKSRGYVRETFTWRHFYWYLTNEGIVYLRDYLHLPPEIVPTPLQRVRRPAATLALANRAARVQTVEGPTSYVPKPGAESHEASLERQGYRHKRMGASAEEELPVERTPRFRGRPMAAEQEKPKAFRNSGDQAQSPMRNSWAFRSEPERVMEQGYDKRITMETTSKRPLADAVSIKSTSMFTVQEKVVSGNHRASSVKSTTAFSDLTSSNQAQIATVAAVTVAAVGSGVSSAIKAAKEVQKKEVPVPVPQETAKPPQTGNKPDKAAAQVEPAAKVEPAAKVEKQVKSTGPKAKEQPPKPAEALTKTQTLTDGVDEMKEVVVKVEPHGTKLQNASSPDKEMMMSSISAMSSLKGQKTADAKPKEDSPKVSTEAVVNITAPAALKTDVVTSKNDNKESIKKKTEVKLTQKPAQQTIENSAGKQVSPSPVESAQPQAEVPVQQKGEVKKVSAGRDMQEPKAASSLEVTVTSAVSQQAEAKLEVKVTEDAAKQAGPPTVCVERKVVEQKSIKVELKQEVAVQLSTTPPKPTEVSPKPEAVSAGTDVPPKATKSKKKKKAAPPVLETIPTPPPAVEPEATKVETATTINDDSSQSSVLTRTNDPPQTPSKGMCPEEVCPAAAVHVEAPAHKGEVEPVPLVAEKIKREVLKAETSSSLREAPAAAGASAATATATAAATVSAHKTSPRDEQGEPPSVAQHTAALAASAAAAATAESERGEREENLPLTQASEQGKDLQPTPPVITVSVPPAAEPQPEGVSSEAKKCQDEADGTMRKKIVVVEEVIEVQHIGSQTAAGSPPASAPEPKGDDLDYDVLEQLAMERALLAGGALAGQRTGSPEEWDHSLDEPEEKTWPNFQEDERDRVQKKTFTKWVNKHLMKHWKAEAQRHVSDLYEDLRDGHNLISLLEVLSGETLPREKGRMRFHKLQNVQIALDFLRHRQVKLVNIRNDDIADGNPKLTLGLIWTIILHFQVSCSISDIQINGQSDDMSAKEKLLLWSQRMVEGYPGLRCDNFTTSWRDGKLFNAVIHKHEPRYIDMTKVFRQNNIENLEQAFNIAEKDLGVTRLLDPEDVDVPHPDEKSIITYVSSLYDAMPRVPDAQDGIKANELELRWQEYYELITILLQWMRHHIHYFEERKFPASYEEVEILWRQFLKFKETELPAKESDKNRSKHIYQSFEGAVQAGQIKVPPGYHPIDVEKEWGRLHVSILEREKLLRIEFERLERLQRIVGKVQMESGVCEEQLNQLESLLQSDIRLLSAGKSALHAAEVERDLDKADGMIRLLFNDVQILKDGRHLQAEQMYRRVYRLHERLVNLRSDYNLRLRSGAQATMVSQQSTMVSQQSSMVSQQRSTMKGRPELDEVTLRYTQDLLAWVEENQRRIDGGEWGSDLPTVESQLGSHRGLHQTVEDFRTKIERARADESQLSPISKGTYREYLGKLDLQYAKLLNSSKSRLRNLDQLHAYVTAATKELMWLNDKEEEEVNFDWSDRNSNMAAKKENYSGLMRDLEGRERKVNEIQATGDKLIKEGHPGKATVEAFTAALQTQWSWILQLCCCIEAHLKENTAHYQFFADVKETEETLKKRQETMKKKYTCDRSTTATRLEDLLQDAVEEKEQLNELKSQIASLSKRAKTIIQLKPRNPTIPIKGKFPIQAVCDFKQMEITVHKGDECALLNNSQPFKWKVLNRSGDEAVVPSVCFLVPPVNKEAVDSVSNLDSSLQQMTIHWQSLHINMRSLLAWQYLMKDITLIRSWNVVMFKSMRTEEYRLTLRNLEMHYQDFLRDSQDSQLFGADDRMQIEADYKKTSQHYENLLRTCEQGTVAKAKGEKDESVSKTYITQVKDLRLQIEDVESRTIARMRQPVDKDPLKDCFRKTAEQTKDHTKLQGIKKNLDVVAGKAEEVLAAPEQASSPVLRSELDITLQKMDQVYSLSTIYLEKLKTVDVVVRNTQGAEDVLKKYEDRLRDVHKVPTDVKEVEIYRTELKVMRKNAEGEQPVFDGLEGGLGKAASVSERMSRVHSERDAELEHYRQLHTSLQDRWQAVYAQIDLRLRELEQLGRQLGYYRESYDWLICWIADAKQRQEKIQAVPITDSKTLKEQLAQEKKLLEEIEKNKEKVDECQKYAKAYIDTIKDYELQLIAYKAQVEPLTSPLKKTKMDSASDNIIQEYVTLRTRYSELMTLTSQYIKFITDTQRRLEEEEKTTEKLKEEDRKKMAEMQAELDKQKQLAEGHAKAVAKAEKEAKELKLMMQEEVSKREVVALDAEKQKHNIQQELHELKNLSEQQIKSKSHQVEEALQSRTKIEEEIRIIRIQLETTVKQKGTAETELQQLRDKAAEAERLRKAAQEEAEKLRKQVSDETQKKRKAEEELKLKAEAEKEAAKLKQRALEDLNNLKMQAEEAERRMKQAEVEKERQIKVAHEAAQKSAAVELQNKRMSFVAKTSKLEESLKQEHGTVIQLKEEAERLKRLQEEADKAREEAEKELEKWRQKANEALRLRLQAEEEAHKKTVAQEEAEKQKDDAEREAKKRTKAEESALKQKDMAEQELERQRKLADTTAQQKFTAEQELIRLRADFDHADQQRSLLDDELYRLKNEVSAAEQQRKHLEDELAKVKSEMDILLKLKTKADKESMSNTEKSKQLLVAEAAKMRDLAEEASKLRAIVEEAKRQRQIAEDEAARQRAEAERILKEKLAAINEATRLKTEAEIALKEKEAENERLRRKAEDEAYQRKALEDQASQHKQDIEEKIVLLKKSSEAELERQKTIVDDTHKQRRIVEEEIRILKLNFEKASSGKLDLELELNKLKNIADETQQTKIQAEKEAEKMRKLALEEEKRRREAEDKVKKIAAAEQEAARQRQAAQEEVERLKKKATEANIQKEEADKEAERQILSAKEAAQKCSAAEQQVQSILVQQKEDSLVQKKLRQEFEKAKKVAKEAEKAKEKAEKEAALLRQQAEEAERQKQAAEVEAANQGKAQEDAERLRKAAELEAAKRAQAEAAAIKQKQHADAEMAKHKKLAEKTIKQKSQVEQELAKVKLQLDETDNQKSLLDDELQRLKDEVGEASKQKAQVEEELFKVKVQMEELMKLKQRIVEENQRLIKKDKDNSQKFLAEEAENMKKLAEEAARLSVEAQEAARMREIAEDDLAQQRTLAEKVLKEKKQAIQEASKLRAEAEMLQRQKQQAQEQAQKLLEDKQQMQQRLDDEMEGFQKSLETERQRQLQITAEAEKLKLQVSQLSDAQAKAEADAKKFKKQADEISARLHETELATKEKMTVVQTLEVQRLSSNKEADELRKAITDLEKEKSRLKRDAEDLQNKSKEVANAQQEQMKQEKTLLQQSFIAEKEELLKKEKLIEDEKKKLESQFEEEVRKGKALKDEQEQQRKQMEEEKKKLKATMDAALKKQQEAEQDMLNKQKEMQDLAKKKLDQEKLLEDENKKLREKLQHLEEIQQQASLTREIQIQTDEVPEGELVHMTMVETTRKVLNGQSTGDEVDSRNGESPLSFDGIREKVPASRLFDVGLLTKKEFDKLKKGKTTVQDLSQTDKLKTILKGNNCIAGLLVHPNQKMSIYQAMKEMKISQSTGLILLEAQAASGFVVDPIKNKKLTVNEAVKEGLVGPELHNKLLSAERAVSGYKDPYTGGKISTFAAMKKGLIVESEAIRLLDAQMATGGIIDPVNSHRVPIETALKQGYLDADMKKILEKPTDDTKGFFDPNTQENLTYKQLMERCTTDPETGLMILPISENAALSARTYTDEEAKDVFNKTNISVPFGKFKGKTITIWEIINSEYFTDDQRKDLIRQYKTGKITIEKIIKIVITVAEEKEKKNEIAFDGLRAPVPATELLESKIIDKDLFNKLHKGNKTVKEVSEMDHVHKSLKGTNCIAGVVIDSTKETLSFYQALKREVVRPTHALNMLEAQAATGFMVDPVNNQKHTVDEAVKAGLVGPELHEKLLSAERAVTGYKDPYTGKTVSLFEAMKKDLINKDQGIRLLDAQMTTGGIIDPVKSHRIPHDVACKRGYFDDQTNKLLNNPTDDIKGFYDPNTQENVTYLQLQKRCVTDKKTGLQLLPLSDQAINSKEEHKYTEAQTKDAMNQATMEVESGPFKGKKVTIWQMLNSEYLTDEQRQDLIRQYRTGKFTIEKIIKIVITVINEKEAMKQEKGNFKGLRTMVPGKSLLDSKIIDKATFDAVQQGKKTAAEVSKDKSVNKYLQGSDSIAGIYNDQTKEKLSIYQAMKKTLLRQTTGVALLEAQAATGFIVDPLKNQFLTVDEAVKSGLVGPELHEKLLSAEKAVTGYKDPYTGNKIALFQAMQKELIPKDQAMPLLEAQMVTGGIIDPVNSHRLPNDVAIQRGFYSKEMANTLSEPTDDNKRFSDPTSDMNVSYKQLKDKCMSDPDTGLCLLTLSKPQSPTIVEKTYLYTEEQTQHDLSGTQVDIPIEGFGDKPMSLWDIMSSNLIPESERAKLMEEYRAGQITKERMIIIIIEIMEQREIIRGENVKTCNTIRRRITIEELYSARVIDQETYNLLKQEKKTIREIMEMQSVKKYLYGTGSVAGVMSDSNNKIGIYQAMKRGLMKSEVAMTLLEAQAATGFMVDPVKNEMLTVDEAVRKGVVGPEIHDRLLSAERAVTGYRDPYSGKIISLFQAVKKNLVTEEYALKLLEAQTATGGIMDPEFNFHLPSDVATGRGYINRETMERLSDEVKGYVDPLTEEEISYANLLKRCKVDPETGLRFLSLADRRLMFKGLRKQITMEELFRSQIIDQKTLTELNEGLVSVEEISSRLQKYIEGESCIAGVYVETNRERLSIYQAMKKNMIRPGTAFELLEAQAATGYVIDPIKNLKLTVNESVRMGIVGPEFKDKLLSAERAVTGYKDPYSGKTISLFQAMKKGLILKDHGIRLLEAQIATGGIIDPEESHRLPVEVAYKRGFFDEEMNEILTDPSDDTKGFFDPNTEENLTYLGLMERCITDPDTGLVLLLLKEKKRERKASSKSSVRKRRVVIVDPESGKEMSVYEAYRKELIDHQTYLELSEQECEWEEVTITSSDGSVKSIIIDRRSGRQYDIDDALARALIDQSSLDQYRSGNLAITEFADMLSGNMGGFRSRSSSIGSTSSTSIRTPATIWNDPTEVTGPVAGILDTDTLEKVSITEAMHRNLVDNITGQRLLEAQACTGGIIDPATGEKFSVADATEKDLVDKIMVDRLNLAQKAFNGFEDPRTKVRMSASQALKKGWLYYEAGQRFLEVQYLTGGLIEPDVEGRVSLEEAIRKSTIDARTAQKLRDVSAYSKYLTCPKTKLKISYKDAMDRSMVEEGSGLRLLEASSQSSKGLYSPYNVSGSGSASGSRSGSRTGSRSGSRRSSFDATGSSFSMNFSSSSLTSTSYGRRYNAGPDSGINMDELAQAITALSMIRPTIQGCSSEELSSFTTFLPLHTSVA